A single genomic interval of Desulfobacterales bacterium harbors:
- the htpG gene encoding molecular chaperone HtpG — translation MAGKKETRQFQTEVQQMLHLIINSLYSHREIFLRELISNASDALDKLRFQAQTDPDLLGNDTEFKIRIDADKGKNTLTITDNGIGMTYDEVLENIGTIAKSGTAGFLKAIEQSKKENSLSPELIGQFGVGFYSAFMVADRVELISRSAGSPSAVRWESTGGGTYTIAEDERDARGTAIVLHLKKPEKEEQDYTDEWTLRQIVKKHSDFVNYPIVMELERTEPIPENEQLKDKDGKPIGETTRKVLRTETLNSMKAIWAKDKKEVSEEEYNEFYTHISHDWAPPLAHLHIKLEGATEYTALLYIPGQAPFDLFHPERKHGVNLYCKRIFIMDNCKELMPEYFSFVKGVVDAADLNLNVSREILQQDRIVRNIRRNLVNKLFELLGNLEKDKYESFYQNFGQILKIGIPTDSENRNKIADLIRYQSTKSDGQVVSLKDYVSRMKADQKEIFFITGENATLLLNSPHLERLKADDIEVLIMTDPVDEWVVQTLSEYDGKPFKSAEKGELETIDEGKKNEYSAVFGFIKSKLDGKVKEVKASTRLKTSLACLSGDAADMSAYMGKILKATGQEAPEVKRVLELNVDHPVLPKIKEIYENDRDNPMLPNISTLLFDVAVISEGGKVEDPSKFSQTIGELLSRALVKS, via the coding sequence ATGGCGGGCAAGAAGGAAACACGTCAATTTCAAACCGAAGTCCAACAAATGTTGCACCTGATTATTAATTCACTTTATTCGCATCGGGAGATTTTTCTGCGCGAGCTGATCTCAAATGCCTCGGATGCTTTAGATAAATTGAGGTTTCAGGCCCAGACAGACCCGGACTTACTGGGGAATGATACGGAATTTAAAATTCGAATTGATGCGGACAAGGGCAAAAACACATTGACCATTACCGATAACGGTATCGGTATGACCTACGATGAGGTCCTTGAAAATATCGGCACCATTGCCAAGAGCGGAACCGCCGGTTTTCTGAAAGCGATCGAGCAATCTAAAAAAGAAAATTCACTCTCCCCCGAGCTGATCGGACAATTCGGTGTCGGCTTTTATAGTGCTTTCATGGTGGCAGATCGCGTGGAGCTCATTTCAAGATCTGCCGGATCACCATCAGCGGTTCGGTGGGAGTCCACCGGAGGTGGCACTTATACCATTGCGGAAGACGAAAGAGACGCCCGCGGAACGGCGATTGTGCTGCATTTAAAAAAACCGGAGAAAGAAGAGCAGGACTACACGGACGAGTGGACCCTTCGGCAAATTGTCAAGAAACATTCGGACTTTGTAAACTATCCCATTGTGATGGAGTTGGAACGCACCGAGCCCATTCCTGAAAACGAGCAACTTAAAGATAAAGACGGAAAGCCGATTGGTGAAACGACACGCAAGGTATTACGGACCGAAACCCTTAACTCCATGAAAGCCATTTGGGCAAAAGACAAAAAAGAGGTTTCGGAAGAAGAATACAATGAATTTTATACCCATATCAGCCATGATTGGGCACCCCCTCTCGCGCACCTGCATATTAAGTTGGAAGGGGCGACCGAATACACGGCCTTGTTATACATTCCCGGTCAGGCCCCGTTCGATCTCTTTCATCCGGAGCGCAAGCATGGCGTGAATCTGTATTGTAAACGAATATTTATCATGGATAACTGTAAGGAGCTGATGCCGGAATACTTCAGCTTTGTTAAGGGGGTCGTTGACGCAGCGGATTTGAACTTGAATGTAAGCCGGGAAATTCTGCAACAAGACCGGATTGTTCGAAATATCCGCAGAAATCTTGTCAATAAATTATTTGAGCTATTAGGGAATCTCGAAAAGGACAAATATGAATCATTTTATCAAAATTTCGGACAAATTCTTAAAATCGGCATTCCTACCGACTCTGAAAACCGGAACAAGATCGCTGATCTTATCCGTTATCAAAGCACGAAGTCCGATGGCCAGGTGGTTTCGTTAAAAGATTATGTCAGCCGAATGAAAGCGGATCAAAAAGAAATTTTCTTTATAACGGGCGAAAATGCCACGCTGCTGCTCAATAGTCCTCATCTGGAGCGGCTTAAGGCCGATGATATCGAAGTGCTGATCATGACGGATCCGGTGGACGAATGGGTGGTGCAAACGCTCTCGGAATATGACGGAAAACCGTTTAAAAGTGCTGAAAAGGGCGAGCTAGAAACGATCGATGAAGGGAAGAAAAACGAGTACTCAGCCGTATTCGGATTCATAAAATCAAAACTTGACGGCAAAGTGAAAGAGGTAAAAGCTTCTACGCGGCTGAAAACATCCCTGGCATGCCTATCAGGTGATGCTGCGGATATGAGCGCCTATATGGGAAAAATCTTAAAAGCCACCGGTCAGGAGGCGCCAGAGGTCAAGCGCGTGCTGGAGTTAAACGTGGATCATCCGGTACTGCCTAAAATTAAAGAGATTTATGAAAACGATCGGGACAACCCGATGCTTCCGAATATCAGTACCCTTTTGTTTGACGTCGCTGTTATCTCCGAGGGGGGAAAGGTGGAAGACCCGTCTAAATTCTCCCAAACCATCGGCGAGTTATTGTCTCGCGCACTTGTTAAATCATGA
- the hisB gene encoding imidazoleglycerol-phosphate dehydratase HisB: MKDRTARVERKTTETDIRIELNLDGQGKTNDIATGIPFFDHMLTLFSHHGFFDLCVYAKGDLEVDFHHTVEDLGLALGDAFSIALSDRKGICRYGHQATPMDEALAVVTLDLSNRPFLVYDVPEELLKNGVSFSCLAKEFLRAFAVRGGITLHVNVAYGENEHHILEAVFKSLGRAMDQAVSMDARISGVRSSKGRL, translated from the coding sequence ATGAAAGATCGTACGGCGCGTGTCGAAAGAAAAACAACGGAAACCGACATTCGAATTGAGCTGAATCTGGACGGTCAGGGAAAAACAAATGATATCGCCACCGGAATTCCTTTTTTCGATCACATGTTAACGCTTTTCAGCCACCATGGCTTTTTTGACCTTTGCGTATACGCAAAGGGAGACTTGGAGGTTGATTTCCACCATACAGTGGAGGATTTGGGTCTGGCACTGGGCGATGCCTTTTCCATTGCCTTGTCGGATCGAAAGGGAATTTGCCGGTATGGCCACCAGGCAACGCCAATGGATGAAGCCTTGGCGGTTGTTACATTGGACTTATCCAACCGGCCGTTTCTCGTTTACGACGTCCCCGAGGAACTGCTAAAAAACGGGGTGAGTTTTTCCTGCCTCGCCAAGGAGTTTCTGAGAGCCTTTGCCGTTAGGGGTGGAATCACCTTGCATGTGAATGTTGCCTATGGTGAAAATGAACACCACATTCTGGAGGCTGTTTTTAAATCATTGGGCAGAGCGATGGACCAGGCTGTCTCGATGGATGCACGCATTAGCGGCGTTCGGTCATCCAAAGGTCGCCTTTAA
- a CDS encoding CBS domain-containing protein produces the protein MRIVTTHKNTDFDALASTIAATIIYPDAVPVLPKVLNPNVKAFLALHKDLLRVKTVDEVDLDSVSSLIVVDTNNWDRLQVKKEAFENNNSEIILFDHHPYGGNIQANLCVQEEMGATITLMIRRLREERKLITPIQATLFLTGIYEDTGNLTFSSTMPEDAYSAGWLLERKADLKILASLLRPTYRQQQKDTLFEMLKTATRQKLNNFTVSFSKTEISGYVDSLSVVVHMYREVLNVDAAFGIFFDPERGSSMIIGRSNNDGINIGILMRSFGGGGHPGAGSAMLKAASPDAIEETIKELILGNQRTSIRISDLMSFPVMTVHEKMPMREVAQFLREKGVTGLPVVNDDEELVGVISRRDFKKVKKDPKLTAPVKAYMSHHTVTIEPEKSPAEAAGLMIKHDIGRLPVVENGRLIGIVTRTDTMHYFYDILPD, from the coding sequence ATGAGAATTGTTACAACACATAAGAACACGGATTTCGACGCGTTGGCTTCCACCATCGCCGCCACAATCATCTATCCGGACGCTGTCCCGGTGTTGCCAAAGGTTCTGAACCCCAATGTTAAGGCATTCCTTGCGCTGCATAAGGATCTTCTGCGGGTAAAAACAGTCGATGAAGTCGACTTGGATTCCGTTTCAAGCCTTATTGTTGTTGACACCAACAACTGGGATCGCCTTCAGGTTAAAAAAGAAGCCTTTGAAAATAATAATTCGGAAATCATTCTTTTCGACCACCACCCATACGGCGGAAATATTCAAGCGAATTTATGTGTTCAGGAGGAAATGGGCGCGACGATCACGTTAATGATTCGTAGGCTCAGGGAGGAGAGAAAGCTTATCACCCCAATTCAGGCAACGCTTTTTCTAACCGGAATTTATGAAGATACCGGCAACCTGACCTTCTCGTCCACGATGCCTGAAGATGCCTATTCAGCCGGGTGGTTGTTGGAACGAAAAGCGGATTTGAAGATTCTCGCCAGCCTTCTTCGGCCTACCTATCGTCAACAACAAAAAGATACGCTTTTTGAAATGTTGAAAACCGCAACGAGACAAAAGTTAAATAATTTCACTGTTAGTTTCAGTAAGACCGAAATCAGCGGTTACGTGGACAGCTTGTCGGTGGTGGTTCATATGTACCGGGAGGTGCTCAATGTAGATGCTGCTTTTGGGATTTTCTTTGATCCAGAGCGTGGCAGCAGTATGATTATCGGTCGTAGCAATAATGATGGGATCAACATCGGCATTCTGATGCGAAGCTTTGGCGGCGGCGGACATCCCGGCGCCGGATCAGCGATGCTTAAAGCCGCGTCTCCGGACGCGATTGAAGAGACGATCAAGGAGTTGATTCTCGGTAACCAGCGGACATCCATACGCATCAGTGATTTAATGTCTTTCCCGGTAATGACGGTTCATGAAAAAATGCCCATGAGAGAAGTAGCGCAATTTTTGCGTGAAAAGGGGGTGACGGGTTTACCGGTTGTGAATGACGATGAAGAACTTGTCGGTGTCATTTCCCGAAGGGATTTTAAAAAGGTGAAAAAGGATCCGAAATTAACGGCGCCCGTAAAGGCCTATATGAGCCATCACACGGTTACGATTGAACCGGAAAAGAGCCCTGCGGAGGCGGCCGGATTGATGATCAAACACGATATCGGCCGGTTGCCCGTGGTGGAGAATGGCCGCCTCATCGGTATTGTCACACGGACGGATACCATGCATTATTTTTATGATATTCTACCGGATTAA